Proteins encoded together in one Sander lucioperca isolate FBNREF2018 chromosome 17, SLUC_FBN_1.2, whole genome shotgun sequence window:
- the LOC116034109 gene encoding trichohyalin-like: MQSEPAERRRQPRRSKRSEGGHGRAEPRGPQPRSAGSSEEEMTRLKGIVVTATRQKDKQRTGERGRGGDEEEEGEREGRDRGRGDGDKRRKEEKEARSRRAASEGGEESGTMRWRLHQLEKERLELTSAHNQELCRLQAELARLRAGVERGEAQRAELQYQLTASQRDAARATALSRDKRTLTERAAELQLTVEELQKVVDITRRARDEDQHALQQEVEERDKLIQNFSSENQRLHRLLQDQEEALEESERRMAALQKEREREGEKEAEANRRQADQLKYLAEREERSRREKEVLDQKVKSLESSIEAERAAHLESKFNSEIIQVRGRELEAALAAERSGVELLRTRLREAERALQRLQQQYEQCKSDLSVALEKDKTTTSDLTEQLEEEKRRHADTHTLLEQAAQRQSDSEECLKHIRETLQQHINTVLAKDAGNWSLPADVLQLLKAALGGGRQRLETAVGQVQDLLCASERLHDENQRLRRLTEETQQASVRLEEEVTRLRQESSDWSTQSRGLQAELHKEREEREERKREQEREREERKREKEREREEREREKEREREEREREKEREREERVAEVQKITDNYQKESKVIVLHFS, translated from the exons ATGCAGTCTGAACCAGCGGAGCGGAGGAGACAGCCTCGCCGGAGCAAGCGCTCGGAGGGCGGGCACGgccgagcagagccgcgggggCCACAACCGAGATCCGCGGGCAGCTCCGAGGAGGAGAtgacaag gtTGAAAGGGATCGTCGTCACCGCCACGCGACAGAAAGACAAGCAGCGGACGGGGGAGCGAGGAAGGGGAGgagatgaagaagaggagggagagagagaggggagggacagAGGCCGAGGAGACGGAGataagaggaggaaggaggagaaggaggcgaGGAGCCGGAGGGCGGCGTCCGAAGGAGGCGAGGAGTCGGGGACGATGAGGTGGAGACTCCATCagctggagaaagagagactggAGCTGACGTCCGCACACAACCAGGAG CTGTGCCGGCTGCAGGCGGAGCTGGCCCGGCTCCGGGCCGGCGTGGAGCGGGGCGAGGCCCAGCGGGCGGAGCTGCAGTACCAGCTGACGGCGAGCCAGAGGGACGCCGCCCGGGCCACCGCGCTCAGCCGAGACAAACGCACGCTCACAG agcgaGCAGCAGAGCTCCAGCTGAcggtggaggagctgcagaaagTTGTGGACATCACCCGGCGGGCCAGGGACGAGGACCAGCATGCATTGCAGCAGGAAGTGGAGGAGCGAGACAAACTGATTCAGAACTTCAGCTCGGAAAACCAACGACTGCACCGCCTGCtgcag GATCAGGAGGAGGCTCTGGAGGAGTCAGAGAGGAGGATGGCAGCGctgcagaaggagagagagagggagggagagaaggaggccgaGGCCAACAGACGACAGGCCGACCAACTGAAATACCTggcggagagagaggagaggagcaggagagagaaggag GTGTTGGACCAGAAGGTGAAGTCTCTGGAGTCGAGCATCGAGGCGGAGAGAGCAGCTCACCTGGAGTCCAAGTTCAACTCTGAGATCatccag GTGCGGGGGCGGGAGCTGGAGGCGGCGCTGGCGGCCGAGCGGAGCGGCGTGGAGCTGCTGAGGACTCGGCTCCGTGAGGCGGAGAGAGCTCTGCAGCG tctgcaGCAGCAGTACGAGCAGTGTAAGTCTGACCTGAGTGTGGCTTTGGAAAAGGATAAGACGACGACCTCTGACCTCACAgagcagctggaggaggagaagagacgGCACgccgacacacacactctgctggagcag GCCGCTCAGAGACAGTCGGACTCAGAGGAATGTCTGAAACACATCAGAGAAACTCTCCAACAACACATTAACACGG tTCTAGCAAAGGATGCTGGGAACTGGAGTCTTCCAGCGGACGTCCTGCAGCTGCTGAAGGCGGCGCTGGGCGGCGGCCGACAGCGACTGGAAACGGCGGTGGGACAGGTCCAGGATCTGCTGTGTGCGTCGGAGCGGCTGCACGACGAGAACCAGCGGCTCCGACGGCTGACGGAG GAGACGCAGCAGGCGTCGGTCAgactggaggaggaagtgaCACGCCTTCGCCAGGAGAGCTCTGATTGGTCGACGCAGAGCCGGGGTCTGCAGGCCGAGCTGCataaagagagggaggagagggaggagaggaagagagaacaggaaagagagagggaggagaggaagagagaaaaggagagagagagggaggagagggagagagaaaaggagagagagagggaggagagggagagagaaaaggagagagagagggaggagagggtggcAGAAGTCCAGAAGATAACTGACAACTACCAGAAAGAGTCAAAGGTGATTgttctccatttctct
- the wdr55 gene encoding WD repeat-containing protein 55: protein MAASTEHVEAASPATDPPETDKQEAPETARDPETSDPEPAAGDPGSDPDEDSEDGGEPPGPVIRDTPQDIRLEAIANTVALHPSRDVLVCGDVDGDVYAYAYSCTEGENRELWSSGHHMKSCRQVRFSADGLKLFSVSRDKAVHVLDAERGQLVTRIRGAHEAPIYSLLLVDENILATGDDAGTVKVWDMRKGTAIMDLKQHDDYISGIAVDQSKRILLTSSGDGTMGVFNIKRRRFELLSECQSGDLTSVALMKRGRKVVCGSSEGTIYIFNWNGFGATSDRFAIKAESVECILPVTDSIMCTASMDGCIRAVNLLPNRVIGCIGQHVGEPIEELAKSWDTRFLASSAHDQLIKFWDISSLPNTTVNEYRKRKKKDGRMKSLTKKAHGDNDFFSGLVEETEKKEEEEEEEEEEDDSDSGSD from the exons ATGGCGGCGTCCACAGAACACGTTGAAGCCGCTTCCCCAGCGACAGATCCTCCAGAAACGGACAAACAAGAAGCTCCAGAAACAGCCAGAGACCCCGAGACCTCAGACCCGGAGCCGGCCGCCGGGGACCCAGGCTCGGACCCGGATGAAGACTCGGAGGACGGGGGCGAGCCGCCCGGGCCGGTGATCCGGGACACCCCGCAGGACATCCGTCTGGAGGCTATCGCCAACACGGTGGCCCTGCACCCGAGCAGGGACGTGCTGGTGTGCGGGGACGTGGACGGGGACGTGTACGCCTACGCGTACTCGTGCACGGAGGGGGAGAACCGGGAGCTGTGGTCCTCCGGGCACCACATGAAGTCGTGCCGCCAGGTTCGCTTCTCCGCGGACGGGCTGAAGCTGTTCAGCGTCTCGCGGGACAAGGCCGTGCACGTGCTGGACGCGGAGCGCGGGCAGCTCGTGACGAGGATCCGCGGGGCGCACGAGGCTCCCATCTACAGTCTGCTGCTGGTGGACGAGAACATCCTGGCGACCGGGGACGACGCGGGGACcgtcaag GTTTGGGATATGAGGAAGGGAACGGCCATCATGGATCTGAAACAACACGATGATTACATCAGTGGCATCGCTGTGGACCAAAGCAAGAGGATCCTCCTCACctccag CGGCGACGGCACGATGGGCGTCTTCAACATCAAGAGGCGGCGCTTCGAGCTGCTGTCGGAGTGCCAGAGCGGCGACCTGACCTCGGTGGCGCTGATGAAGCGCGGCAGGAAGGTGGTGTGCGGCTCCAGCGAGGGGACCATCTACATCTTCAACTGGAACGGCTTCGGAGCCACCAGCGACCGCTTCGCCATCAAGGCCGAGTCCGTGGAGTGCATCCTCCCCGTCACCGACAGCATCATGTGCACCGCCTCCATGGACGGGTGCATCCG AGCCGTCAACCTCCTCCCCAACCGCGTCATCGGCTGCATCGGGCAGCACGTCGGCGAGCCCATCGAAGAGCTCGCCAAGTCCTGGGACACCCGCTTCCTGGCCAGCAGCGCCCACGACCAGCTCATCAAGTTCTGGGACATTTCCAGTTTACCCAACACGACCGTCAACGAGTACcgcaagaggaagaagaaggacGGACGCATGAAGTCTCTCACCAAGAAAGCCCACGGGGACAACGACTTCTTCTCGGGACTCGTAGAGGAAACGgaaaagaaggaggaggaggaagaggaggaggaggaagaggatgacAGCGACAGTGGAAGCGATTAG